The following coding sequences lie in one Azoarcus sp. PA01 genomic window:
- a CDS encoding transposase, producing MVPTKYLVGTTLATNGITRVTRKGRPNYPIDFKRQLAALACEPGISVAKLALAHGLNANLLFKWRRHYRAGLFGRPQPEHVAAATPGGSMMPKLLPVMTLSATARQDLAGVEQAAALEIVVGGATVRVLGEVSREALRTVLDCLAERA from the coding sequence GTGGTGCCCACCAAATATCTGGTGGGGACCACTTTGGCCACGAATGGCATCACCCGGGTAACCCGCAAGGGGCGTCCGAACTACCCGATCGACTTCAAGCGCCAGCTCGCCGCCCTCGCGTGCGAGCCGGGGATCTCGGTGGCGAAGCTCGCGCTCGCGCATGGCCTCAATGCCAACCTGCTGTTCAAGTGGCGCCGCCACTACCGTGCCGGCCTGTTCGGCAGGCCACAACCGGAGCACGTAGCGGCTGCGACGCCTGGCGGGAGCATGATGCCGAAACTGCTGCCGGTGATGACTTTGTCGGCGACGGCCAGGCAGGACTTGGCGGGCGTGGAGCAGGCGGCTGCGCTCGAGATCGTCGTGGGCGGCGCCACCGTGCGGGTGCTCGGCGAGGTCAGTCGCGAGGCGCTGCGCACGGTCCTCGATTGTCTGGCCGAGCGGGCATGA
- the tnpB gene encoding IS66 family insertion sequence element accessory protein TnpB (TnpB, as the term is used for proteins encoded by IS66 family insertion elements, is considered an accessory protein, since TnpC, encoded by a neighboring gene, is a DDE family transposase.) encodes MIGLPAHTRIWLVAGVTDMRRGMDGLAALVQGALAENPFSGHVFIFRGRRGDLVKLLWWSGDGLCLFAKRLERGRFIWPQATEGAVHLTTAQLSMLLEGIDWRRPERTWQPDCAA; translated from the coding sequence ATGATCGGCCTGCCGGCGCACACACGCATCTGGCTCGTAGCCGGAGTCACTGACATGCGGCGCGGCATGGACGGCTTGGCAGCGCTCGTGCAAGGGGCGCTCGCCGAGAATCCGTTCTCCGGGCATGTCTTCATCTTCCGGGGGCGGCGGGGCGATCTCGTGAAGCTGCTGTGGTGGAGCGGCGACGGCCTGTGTCTCTTCGCGAAGCGCCTCGAACGGGGTCGCTTCATCTGGCCGCAGGCGACCGAGGGGGCGGTGCATCTGACGACGGCGCAGCTGTCGATGCTGCTCGAGGGCATCGACTGGCGTCGGCCCGAGCGGACCTGGCAGCCCGACTGCGCGGCGTAA
- a CDS encoding recombinase family protein, with amino-acid sequence MTNIDRLPALLLNRKAVVYVRQSTQTQVQMNLESQRRQYELVEEAKRRGFRDIEVIDDDLGRSASGMVARPGFERLVALLCAGEVGAVLCLDASRLARNGRDWHHLLELCGLVEARVIDLDGLYDPCRPNDRLLLGMKGSISEFELNVLRTRMLDAARGKAHRGELRISVPVGYIWHREVGLGLDPNLRLQEVIRLVFARFRELGSARQVLLSLRAEQVHFPRPSDGRTLTHFDWTPIRYRNVISVLKNPFYAGAYAYGKSGKQTAIVEGRARKSYKHRKPFEEWDVLLKEHHEGYIDWTEFERNQKQLAANAYGKAGDVKSGRGGRALLAGLLACARCGRRLSVAYTGRIPQPVYRCDRFDMPPRCMSFGGSRVDAAIATELMRVVEPVAIEAALHAEQMHMDILNEQRRIVELELQQAQYEATLAERRYAACDPDNRLIAAQLEKNWETALRRVQTCQARLESVCTPASDIPTPDFAGLAEDLHAAWNAPGVTMRTRQQLVRALIIDIVANVDETAREVILTIHWQGGQHSQLRIRKPKSGEHGCCTSDEALAVIRSMATRWSDQDIAASLNRMGIRTGQGKTWTAHRVSSLRRVRGINAYRSAQKNGEWLTMSEAAKLLGVTNHAIRRLIKDRILPAEQVMPDAPWQIRASDLHTEAVGAALTCKHRPCRNDVEGQLPMFIEVSEGGAQ; translated from the coding sequence ATGACGAACATTGATCGTTTGCCAGCGCTTTTGCTCAATCGCAAGGCGGTAGTCTATGTTCGGCAGTCGACCCAGACTCAGGTCCAGATGAATCTGGAAAGCCAGCGCCGCCAATACGAACTGGTGGAAGAAGCAAAGCGTCGTGGATTCCGCGACATCGAGGTTATCGATGATGATCTGGGTCGATCGGCAAGCGGAATGGTGGCTCGGCCCGGGTTCGAGCGCCTTGTGGCATTGCTCTGTGCGGGCGAAGTTGGAGCTGTCCTTTGCCTGGACGCATCACGTCTCGCGCGCAACGGGCGCGACTGGCACCATCTGCTCGAACTTTGCGGCCTCGTAGAGGCGCGGGTAATCGACCTGGATGGATTGTACGATCCGTGTCGGCCAAACGACCGGCTGCTGCTCGGCATGAAGGGCAGCATCAGTGAATTCGAGCTCAACGTTCTGCGTACCCGCATGCTCGATGCCGCACGCGGCAAGGCTCACCGTGGCGAATTGCGGATCAGCGTACCGGTGGGTTACATCTGGCATCGAGAAGTTGGATTGGGTCTCGATCCGAACCTGCGATTGCAGGAAGTCATACGTCTGGTCTTCGCCCGTTTCCGCGAACTGGGCAGCGCACGGCAAGTGCTGCTGTCGCTGCGAGCCGAACAGGTTCACTTTCCGCGCCCCTCCGACGGCCGGACACTGACGCACTTCGACTGGACGCCGATACGCTATCGTAATGTGATCTCGGTGCTCAAGAATCCGTTCTACGCCGGGGCATACGCGTACGGCAAAAGCGGGAAGCAGACGGCAATCGTAGAGGGCCGCGCACGCAAGAGCTACAAGCACCGCAAACCGTTTGAAGAATGGGACGTGCTGCTCAAGGAGCACCACGAAGGCTACATCGACTGGACGGAATTCGAGCGCAATCAGAAGCAGCTCGCGGCCAACGCTTATGGCAAGGCGGGTGACGTGAAATCGGGTCGCGGCGGGCGAGCACTGCTCGCAGGCCTGCTTGCATGTGCGCGTTGCGGGCGCCGCCTGTCGGTGGCCTATACTGGCCGCATACCACAGCCGGTCTATCGATGTGACCGCTTCGACATGCCGCCCCGATGCATGAGCTTCGGCGGATCTCGTGTCGATGCTGCGATCGCGACAGAGCTTATGCGCGTTGTTGAACCCGTGGCGATTGAAGCAGCTCTTCACGCCGAGCAAATGCACATGGACATCCTGAACGAGCAGCGGCGGATTGTCGAACTCGAACTGCAGCAGGCTCAGTACGAAGCGACGCTCGCGGAGCGGCGCTATGCCGCCTGCGATCCCGATAACCGCCTGATCGCCGCGCAACTGGAGAAGAATTGGGAAACTGCGCTACGCCGCGTACAAACCTGCCAGGCACGCCTGGAATCGGTATGCACACCAGCGTCGGACATCCCCACCCCTGACTTTGCAGGGCTTGCCGAGGACCTCCATGCTGCGTGGAACGCTCCAGGCGTCACCATGCGCACGCGCCAACAACTGGTTCGTGCACTGATCATCGATATTGTTGCCAACGTGGACGAGACGGCGCGTGAAGTCATCCTGACGATCCATTGGCAAGGCGGCCAGCACTCACAGCTACGGATCCGCAAGCCCAAGTCGGGCGAGCATGGATGCTGCACGTCTGACGAAGCCCTGGCAGTCATTCGCAGCATGGCAACGCGGTGGTCGGATCAAGACATCGCTGCATCGCTGAACCGGATGGGGATCCGCACCGGGCAAGGCAAGACCTGGACTGCCCATCGCGTCAGCTCCCTGCGGCGGGTCCGCGGTATCAATGCCTACCGGTCGGCGCAGAAGAATGGCGAATGGTTGACAATGTCGGAGGCCGCGAAACTGCTCGGCGTCACCAACCACGCAATCCGTCGCCTGATCAAGGATCGGATTCTCCCCGCCGAGCAGGTAATGCCCGATGCGCCGTGGCAAATCCGCGCCAGCGACCTGCATACCGAGGCGGTTGGCGCCGCGTTGACCTGCAAACATCGCCCGTGTCGCAACGACGTCGAAGGACAACTCCCAATGTTTATCGAGGTTTCAGAAGGAGGTGCACAATGA
- a CDS encoding plasmid pRiA4b ORF-3 family protein — translation MGTVVRLAKARPAPHRLQLRIELAWIKPAIWRRVVVPETLTLPKLHQVIQAVMGWLDCHLHEFEIAGERYGIPDPDYDFEPVRSEQRVRLATALGGAKSFRYVYDFGDDWEHRIRVERRLPPDPLFNTALCLAGANASPPEDVGGEPGYADFVAAMADPNHPEHHAMLAWHGKSFDPTAFDIETVDLRLHKIKL, via the coding sequence ATGGGCACTGTCGTACGACTTGCGAAGGCGCGGCCCGCGCCGCACCGGCTGCAACTGAGGATTGAACTCGCCTGGATCAAACCGGCCATCTGGCGCCGCGTGGTCGTGCCGGAAACCCTCACGCTGCCGAAGCTGCACCAGGTCATCCAGGCCGTGATGGGCTGGCTCGACTGCCACCTGCACGAGTTCGAGATCGCGGGCGAGCGCTACGGCATCCCGGATCCCGATTACGACTTCGAACCCGTGCGCTCCGAACAGCGCGTGCGGCTCGCGACTGCGCTGGGCGGCGCCAAGTCGTTTCGCTACGTCTATGACTTCGGCGACGACTGGGAGCATCGCATCAGGGTCGAACGCCGCCTGCCGCCCGACCCGCTCTTCAACACCGCGCTCTGCCTTGCCGGCGCCAATGCCAGTCCGCCCGAGGATGTCGGTGGCGAACCCGGCTACGCGGACTTCGTCGCCGCGATGGCCGACCCGAACCATCCCGAGCACCACGCCATGCTCGCATGGCACGGGAAGTCCTTCGACCCGACCGCCTTCGACATCGAGACCGTCGATTTGCGCCTGCACAAAATCAAGCTCTGA
- a CDS encoding DUF3427 domain-containing protein: MSNTLAYYAANAARFFDDTVAVDMSALHARFLAHVPAGGLILDAGCGSGRDSKAFIAAGYRVAAFDASPELARLAAEHLGGPVAVRRIQEVDEQARYDGIWACASLLHVREAEIPDALRLLCRALKPGATLYLSFKLGEGERTHEGRHFTDANEMRLRGWIAEQAELDAVECWTTVDQRPGREEHWLNALVRRADVASRKLITGGTPNPFLPHLCAAIAQADEIDLAVAFVKTTGLRLLLPDLHAALGVDGERARPPARLRIITSDYLDVTDPEALRLLMLLQEQGAQVRVYESAGSSFHMKAYLFAHLKGDGGLHGAAFIGSSNISRQALKDGLEWNYRVDYPGDDGFLEARARFEALFRDPRTASLSDAWIDRYEARRIRAERVVAPGTEEVEAPPTPTPVQSSALKTLAASRAEGYRRGLVVLATGLGKTWLAAFDAEQTGARRVLFVAHREEILSQAAETFLRIRPKARVGFYMGQARDSQVDVLCASVQTLSRAEHLERFAPQHFDYVVIDEFHHAAAATYRRLLTHFAPQFLLGLTATPDRSDQSDILSLCDDNLVYTCNLFDGITAKLLAPFHYFGIYDESVDYREIPWRYGRFDPEQLSNKLATLARARHALQQWRERAQQRTLAFCVSIRQAEFMAEQFGRAGVSAAAVYGGSPLSRAEALERLAGGRLQIIFSVDLFNEGVDLPAIDTVMMLRPTESKILFLQQLGRGLRKADGKDKLVVLDFIGNHVSFLHKPQALTGIGASYRQLADFARKVEKNVLALPDGCFINYDLQLIDFLKSLDTDGLAKEYEALKNGFGRRPTLAEFYRSGANVGRARQQFGSWFELVGEMGDLGPEETAVAEKHKAFLREVEVTQMTKSFKMVLLEALQELDGWSTPPGLPALAERSWQVLQRRRPLLVDLSDTSTDSADGISEAWQRYWRRNPVNAWVGGNQANASARFFSIVQERLQPAFEVAAADRETFAALVQELVDYRLAAYEVRRITSTPVPGNVVPFQRPAPKRTELPYFPNLKIACGHFRTGSADAEEHRSLGHRHGHLDPARNFIARASGNSMNGGKNPVRDGDYLLLELVGPTNAGSITGSVMAIERQDEAGDNQYLLRVVTKTRDGSYLLKANNPDYEDLLATDDMRTLARFKEVIDPLELAIGEPFMREDIPALFGETFNPGSWNSGHVVLNEKKAHVLLVTLNKQGKAEDHRYLDHWIDEHTFHWQSQNSTTPDSKRGREIIEHRKLGISLHLFVRETKLEGGRGAPFIYHGAVEYQSHKGSSPISVVFGVSG, encoded by the coding sequence ATGTCCAACACCCTCGCCTACTACGCCGCAAACGCCGCGCGCTTCTTTGACGATACAGTCGCCGTCGACATGAGCGCACTGCACGCGCGCTTTCTCGCCCACGTCCCCGCCGGTGGCCTGATCCTCGACGCCGGCTGCGGCTCTGGCCGCGACAGCAAGGCTTTCATCGCCGCCGGCTACCGCGTTGCAGCCTTCGACGCCAGCCCGGAGCTCGCCCGCCTCGCCGCCGAACACCTCGGCGGGCCGGTCGCCGTCCGGCGTATCCAGGAAGTGGACGAGCAAGCCCGCTACGATGGCATCTGGGCCTGCGCAAGCCTGCTGCACGTGCGCGAAGCCGAAATCCCCGACGCCCTGCGCCTGCTCTGCCGCGCGCTCAAGCCTGGCGCCACGCTCTATCTTAGCTTCAAGCTCGGCGAGGGCGAGCGCACGCACGAAGGGCGGCACTTCACGGACGCGAACGAGATGCGGCTGCGCGGCTGGATCGCCGAGCAGGCGGAATTAGATGCAGTCGAATGCTGGACGACGGTCGACCAACGCCCCGGGCGTGAAGAACACTGGTTGAACGCGCTCGTGCGTCGTGCGGACGTCGCGAGCCGCAAACTCATCACGGGCGGCACCCCGAATCCCTTTCTGCCGCACCTGTGCGCCGCGATCGCCCAGGCCGACGAAATCGACCTCGCCGTGGCCTTCGTCAAGACCACCGGTCTGCGCCTGCTGCTGCCCGACCTGCATGCTGCGCTCGGCGTGGACGGCGAACGCGCGCGCCCTCCCGCTCGCCTGCGCATCATCACCAGCGATTACCTCGACGTCACCGATCCCGAAGCCCTGCGCCTGCTGATGCTGCTGCAGGAGCAAGGTGCACAAGTGCGCGTCTACGAGTCCGCTGGCAGCAGCTTCCACATGAAGGCCTACCTGTTCGCGCACCTCAAAGGCGACGGCGGACTGCATGGTGCTGCCTTCATCGGCTCCAGCAACATCAGCCGACAGGCACTGAAAGACGGTCTGGAATGGAATTACCGCGTCGATTACCCGGGCGACGACGGATTTTTGGAGGCCCGCGCGCGCTTCGAGGCGCTGTTTCGCGATCCACGCACCGCCTCGCTTAGCGACGCGTGGATCGATCGTTACGAAGCTCGCCGCATACGCGCTGAGCGCGTGGTCGCACCGGGGACCGAAGAGGTCGAAGCGCCACCGACACCCACACCGGTGCAAAGCAGCGCGCTCAAAACCTTGGCCGCCAGTCGTGCCGAAGGCTATCGCCGCGGTCTCGTCGTGCTCGCCACCGGCCTCGGCAAGACTTGGCTCGCCGCCTTCGACGCCGAGCAGACCGGCGCGCGTCGTGTGCTCTTCGTCGCCCATCGCGAGGAAATCCTCAGCCAAGCTGCCGAAACCTTCCTGCGCATTCGTCCGAAGGCGCGCGTCGGCTTCTACATGGGACAGGCACGCGACAGCCAGGTCGACGTGCTGTGCGCCTCGGTGCAAACACTGAGCCGCGCCGAGCATCTCGAGCGCTTTGCGCCGCAGCACTTCGATTACGTCGTCATCGACGAATTTCACCATGCCGCCGCGGCCACCTATCGCCGCCTGCTCACTCACTTCGCGCCGCAGTTCCTGCTCGGCCTCACCGCAACACCGGATCGCAGCGACCAATCGGACATTCTTTCGCTGTGCGACGACAACCTCGTCTACACCTGCAACCTGTTTGACGGCATTACCGCCAAGCTGCTCGCACCGTTCCATTATTTCGGCATCTACGACGAGTCAGTCGACTACCGCGAAATCCCATGGCGCTACGGCCGCTTCGACCCGGAGCAGCTATCGAACAAGCTCGCCACGCTCGCGCGAGCCCGCCATGCGCTCCAGCAATGGCGCGAGCGCGCGCAGCAACGCACGCTCGCGTTCTGCGTATCGATCCGACAGGCCGAATTCATGGCCGAGCAGTTCGGCCGCGCCGGGGTCTCCGCCGCCGCGGTGTACGGCGGCTCCCCGCTGAGCCGCGCCGAAGCGCTCGAGCGCCTCGCCGGCGGCCGTTTGCAGATCATCTTCTCGGTCGACCTCTTCAACGAGGGCGTCGACCTGCCGGCGATCGACACGGTGATGATGCTGCGCCCCACCGAATCCAAAATCCTCTTCCTGCAGCAACTCGGCCGCGGTCTGCGCAAAGCGGATGGAAAAGATAAGCTCGTCGTGCTCGACTTCATCGGCAACCACGTGAGCTTCCTGCACAAGCCACAAGCGCTGACCGGCATTGGCGCCAGTTATCGCCAGCTCGCCGACTTCGCGCGTAAGGTCGAGAAGAACGTGCTTGCTCTACCCGATGGTTGCTTCATCAATTACGACCTGCAACTGATCGACTTCCTGAAGTCGCTCGACACCGACGGCCTCGCCAAAGAATACGAGGCCCTGAAAAACGGTTTCGGCCGTCGGCCGACGCTCGCCGAGTTCTATCGCAGCGGTGCCAACGTCGGCCGCGCGAGGCAGCAGTTCGGCAGCTGGTTCGAACTCGTCGGAGAAATGGGCGACCTCGGCCCGGAGGAAACCGCGGTCGCAGAAAAGCACAAGGCGTTTCTGCGTGAAGTGGAAGTCACCCAGATGACGAAGAGCTTCAAGATGGTGCTACTTGAAGCGCTGCAAGAGCTCGACGGGTGGAGCACTCCACCCGGCCTGCCTGCACTCGCCGAGCGCTCCTGGCAAGTCTTGCAGCGTCGACGCCCCTTGCTCGTGGACCTCTCTGACACATCGACCGATTCAGCAGACGGCATCAGCGAGGCGTGGCAGCGCTACTGGCGAAGGAATCCGGTGAATGCCTGGGTCGGCGGCAATCAAGCCAATGCGAGTGCGAGGTTTTTCAGCATCGTGCAAGAGCGCCTGCAACCTGCTTTCGAGGTCGCCGCGGCAGACCGCGAGACCTTTGCCGCGCTGGTGCAGGAACTCGTCGACTACCGCCTCGCCGCCTACGAGGTCCGCCGCATCACCAGCACGCCGGTGCCCGGCAACGTCGTCCCCTTCCAACGTCCGGCTCCTAAGCGCACCGAACTACCTTACTTCCCGAACCTCAAGATCGCCTGCGGACATTTCCGCACCGGCAGCGCGGACGCCGAAGAGCACCGCAGCCTCGGACACCGCCACGGCCACCTCGACCCCGCCCGCAATTTCATCGCCCGCGCCTCGGGCAACTCCATGAACGGCGGCAAGAACCCCGTCCGAGACGGCGATTACCTGCTACTCGAACTCGTCGGCCCGACAAACGCAGGTTCGATCACCGGCAGCGTCATGGCGATCGAACGCCAAGACGAAGCCGGCGACAACCAGTACTTGCTTCGCGTGGTCACCAAAACGCGTGACGGCAGCTACCTTTTGAAGGCGAACAATCCCGACTACGAGGACCTGCTCGCCACAGACGACATGCGCACGCTGGCGCGCTTCAAGGAGGTCATCGATCCGCTCGAACTCGCGATTGGCGAACCCTTCATGCGCGAGGATATTCCGGCGCTGTTCGGTGAGACCTTCAACCCGGGAAGTTGGAACAGCGGCCATGTCGTGCTGAATGAGAAGAAGGCACACGTCCTACTCGTGACGCTGAACAAGCAAGGCAAGGCCGAAGATCACCGCTACCTCGACCACTGGATCGACGAGCACACCTTTCACTGGCAGAGCCAGAACTCGACAACGCCCGATAGCAAGCGCGGGCGGGAGATCATTGAGCATCGCAAGCTCGGCATTTCACTGCACCTGTTCGTGCGGGAAACGAAACTGGAGGGCGGGAGGGGGGCGCCGTTCATCTATCACGGGGCGGTTGAGTATCAGAGTCACAAGGGGAGTTCGCCGATTAGCGTGGTTTTCGGGGTCAGTGGATGA
- a CDS encoding IS3 family transposase (programmed frameshift), which yields MKKTAKFSPEVTERAVRMVCEAKGQYESQWAAIVSIAAKIGCTAETLRRWVRQHERDTGQREGLTNAEQQRIRELEREVRELKKANEILRLASALFRAGGARPPQQVMNGFIDTHREHFGVEPICKVLQVAPSAYRRAVARRRDPALRCARARRDAMLEDHIERIWQANLQVYGARKVWRQLRREGLEVARCTVERLMRVKGLRGAMRGKVMRTTRPDPAAPCPLDRVNRQFAAQRPNQLWVSDFTYVSTWQGFVYVAFVIDVFARYIVGWRVSRSMRTEFVLDALEQSLWARQPERNALIHHSDRGSQYVSIRYSERLAEAGIEPSVGSRGDSYDNALAETINGLYKAEVIHRRGPWKSVEAVELATLEWVSWFNHHRLLEPIGYIPPAEAEANYYRSLGEQAVAA from the exons ATGAAAAAGACAGCGAAGTTCTCCCCCGAGGTCACCGAGCGCGCCGTGCGTATGGTGTGTGAGGCCAAGGGTCAGTACGAATCCCAGTGGGCGGCGATCGTCTCGATCGCGGCAAAGATTGGCTGCACGGCGGAGACACTGCGCCGGTGGGTTCGCCAGCATGAGCGCGACACCGGCCAGCGCGAGGGGCTCACGAACGCCGAGCAGCAACGCATCAGGGAACTCGAGCGCGAGGTCCGCGAGCTGAAGAAGGCCAACGAGATCCTGCGCCTGGCCAGCGCGT TATTTCGCGCAGGCGGAGCTCGACCGCCGCAACAAGTGATGAACGGTTTCATCGACACGCACCGCGAGCACTTCGGGGTCGAGCCGATCTGCAAGGTGCTGCAGGTCGCCCCGTCGGCTTATCGACGTGCCGTGGCGCGCCGGCGCGATCCGGCTTTGCGCTGTGCGCGGGCCCGTCGCGACGCGATGCTGGAGGACCACATCGAGCGGATCTGGCAGGCGAATCTGCAGGTGTATGGAGCGCGCAAGGTATGGCGGCAGTTGCGGCGCGAAGGCCTTGAGGTCGCCCGCTGCACGGTTGAGCGGTTGATGCGTGTCAAAGGGCTGCGCGGCGCCATGCGCGGCAAGGTCATGCGGACTACCCGGCCGGATCCTGCTGCTCCTTGTCCGCTCGATCGCGTCAATCGTCAGTTCGCCGCGCAGCGCCCGAACCAGCTCTGGGTTTCCGACTTCACCTATGTCTCGACCTGGCAGGGTTTCGTGTACGTCGCCTTCGTCATCGACGTCTTCGCCCGCTACATCGTAGGTTGGCGCGTCAGCCGGTCCATGCGCACGGAGTTCGTCCTCGATGCGCTGGAACAGTCCCTGTGGGCGCGCCAACCCGAACGTAATGCTTTGATTCATCATAGCGATCGCGGCTCGCAGTACGTCTCGATCCGATACAGCGAGCGACTGGCAGAAGCGGGCATCGAGCCGTCGGTCGGCAGCCGGGGCGACAGCTACGACAACGCGCTCGCCGAAACCATCAACGGGCTCTACAAGGCAGAAGTCATTCACCGGCGTGGGCCCTGGAAAAGCGTCGAAGCGGTCGAGCTGGCCACCCTCGAATGGGTCTCGTGGTTCAACCATCACCGGTTACTTGAGCCGATCGGGTACATTCCCCCAGCCGAAGCCGAGGCAAACTATTACCGCAGCCTTGGCGAGCAGGCGGTCGCCGCCTGA
- a CDS encoding IS256 family transposase produces the protein MTQDRMQLSELLEKAGADDIVREMIGFVAQRLMELDVANRCGAAHGERSEERTNSRNGYRDRNWDTRAGTVALRIPKLRTGSYFPPFLEPRRTAERALAAVIQETYVQGISTRSVDDLVQAMGMSGISKSQVSRLCAEIDERVQTFLQRPIEGDWPYLWIDATYLKVREAGRIVSVAAIIAIGANTDGRREVLGMQVGASEAEPFWTGFLRSLTRRGLRGVKLVISDAHEGLKAAVRKVISASWQRCRVHFMRNVLVHAPAGQRRVVSALVATIFAQTTERAARDQWRTVADQLRERFPKIGKLMDEAEDDVLAHMSFPKEHRTKIHSTNPLERLNGEIKRRTDVVGIFPNEASIYRLAGALLLEQNDEWALQRRYMTLETLAEVGDNSNVSLPAVAA, from the coding sequence ATGACCCAAGACAGGATGCAGCTTTCCGAGCTGCTTGAGAAGGCCGGCGCCGACGACATCGTGCGCGAGATGATCGGCTTCGTCGCCCAGCGCCTGATGGAGCTGGACGTGGCCAATCGCTGTGGCGCAGCGCACGGCGAACGCAGCGAAGAGCGGACCAACTCGCGCAACGGCTACCGCGACCGCAACTGGGACACGCGTGCCGGCACGGTCGCGCTGCGCATCCCGAAGCTGCGCACGGGCAGCTACTTTCCGCCCTTCCTGGAGCCGCGGCGTACCGCCGAGAGAGCGCTCGCGGCGGTGATCCAGGAAACCTACGTGCAGGGCATCTCCACCCGCTCGGTCGATGATCTGGTGCAGGCCATGGGCATGAGCGGGATCTCCAAGAGCCAGGTCTCGCGCCTGTGCGCCGAGATCGACGAGCGGGTGCAGACCTTCCTGCAACGCCCGATCGAGGGCGACTGGCCCTACCTGTGGATCGACGCCACTTACCTGAAGGTGCGCGAGGCCGGCCGGATCGTCTCGGTGGCCGCCATAATCGCCATCGGTGCGAACACCGATGGACGACGCGAGGTGCTGGGCATGCAGGTCGGCGCCTCTGAGGCCGAGCCGTTCTGGACCGGGTTCCTGCGCAGCCTCACCCGGCGCGGGCTGCGCGGCGTCAAGCTGGTGATCTCCGACGCCCACGAGGGGCTCAAGGCCGCCGTGCGCAAGGTGATCTCGGCCAGTTGGCAGCGCTGCCGGGTGCATTTCATGCGCAACGTGCTCGTGCATGCGCCGGCCGGGCAACGCCGTGTCGTCTCCGCCCTGGTCGCGACGATCTTTGCCCAGACCACCGAGCGCGCAGCGCGTGACCAATGGCGCACGGTCGCCGACCAGTTACGCGAGCGCTTTCCGAAGATCGGAAAGCTGATGGACGAGGCCGAGGACGACGTGCTGGCACACATGAGCTTCCCGAAGGAGCACCGCACGAAGATCCACAGCACCAACCCGCTCGAGCGCCTCAACGGCGAGATCAAGCGCCGTACCGACGTCGTTGGCATCTTCCCGAACGAGGCCTCGATCTACCGTCTGGCAGGGGCCTTGCTGCTCGAGCAGAACGACGAATGGGCCCTGCAGCGCCGTTACATGACGCTGGAAACGCTCGCCGAAGTTGGTGACAATTCCAACGTCAGCCTGCCTGCGGTCGCAGCCTGA